In Actinomadura luteofluorescens, the sequence CCGTCCTGCGTCGGCGTGATGACCAGGTGCTTCCACCACCACGTCTCCGGGCGCCGCTCCGCCGGGGGCAGGTCGTACCAGCGCGAGGTGTAGGTGACCTTGGCGTCGAGCGTCCTCTCCGGCGGCGCGGCCCACCCGTCCGCGCCGAGCCACTCCACGACCGACGAGCCGCGTCCCAGCGCGTCCACCACCAGATCGGCGTCCAGGCGGCCCTCGCCGCCGTACTCGACGCCCTCGACCCGGCCGCTCGCGGTGCGGAGCCCGGTGACCGTCACGCCCTCGCGGATCTCGACGGCCGGCAGCTCACGCACCTGGTCGCGCAGAACCCGCTCGATCAGCACTCGGGAGCTGTACACCATCGTCATCGACCCGGACTTGCGCGGGGCCCAGCCGTCGTTCTCGCAGTAGGCCGCGTCCATCGACGGCATCAGGTGCATCCCGCCCGCGGCGATCAGCGCCTCCTCGAACCCGGGGAAGATCTCGCCGATCGCGCGCCGGCCGGAGTTGAGAAGGAAGTGCGGGTGCTTGCTCTGCGGAACGCCCCGCCGATGCTCGGCCCCCGGCGGCAGCCGATCCCGCTCCAGCACGACCACCCTCTCGAATTGCCGGGCGAGCACCCCCGCGGCGCACAACCCCGCCACGCTCCCGCCCAGCACCACGGCCGTCCCGCCCGGCATCCCGCCACCGCCCATCCATTCATACACTTAATGAGTGAATGTATGATGAGGGCATGGCAAGGTCAACAGGACCGCGGTGCTCTCTCCACTTCGTCGGCCGGGCCCGTCCTGGCCGGAAGAAACCTGCTCAGTCCGTCATGCCGACGCTGAAGGGCGGCACGGGAGGGTCGGAATGTGCGCTGCTGCCCACGACCACGATCTGCCAGCAGGGCTCACGCGCATCGTCGAGCTGGAACCACACGTAAACGACGGGGAAGGGGATGCCGGCTGGATCGCGGGGCGGGGTGGTGGCAGCGGCGGCGAGGCGCTGGGCCAGGATGCCGGCGTGGCTCGTGGTGAACTGCGCCCCAAGGCCGGCCTGCACCACCGTTGTAGCCCGGTCGCCCTGCCAGACCGTGAGCTGGTCACCGGTCACACCGATGCTGGTGATGGTGTCGGCACGGATGAGGTGGACGTCCTCGGTCACTAGCCAGACCACCGGAGAACTCGTGAACGCGTCGGGCTCCATAACAGCGGAGCCTAGAGGCGCCCGACGCGTCCGAAAAGGCATAACCAGGTCCTGAAACGGCTGCGAACACGTGAGACTGGCCCACGCCAGGTCGAGGGGCCCGACGACTATCGCCAGAGGTAGTCGTAGCGGGCCGGAGCCTGGGCGACCATGACCTGTCCGTCCCTGACCTGCCATTCGGTCTGGTGCCCTTGCTCATGGAAGACGAGGAAGAGGCCGGTGACGCGGTCGCCGTCCTCGTCAACGGCGGGAAGGGCGGCGATCCGCCGGACCTGGTCGAGAACATCATCGGAACCGGAAGAGCGAACGGCCCGGGCATAGCACGCGGCGTCGAGCCAGCCCCCTTCCGGAAACGCCCACCCCGCAGGGTCCCCACGGCGGATGATGCGCTCGGCTTCGCCCCTCTGCCCGTGAAACTCCACCCATCCCCGTATGTAAACCCATGCGCTCATGCCGCCATGATGCCGAGGACACTGCTTCACCGAGCAGATTGGGAGTCCCGTGAGCTGGTTGCCCCCTGAGGAGTACGTCCGGACACTTCCGAATGCCACCATGTACGCCGCCTTGTACTTCACCGACGTCGACGGCAATCCCCTCGCCCTGCGCTCAGCACTCAGCGTGGAGACCTGGCAGTTCCCCGGCGGCAACGTCGAGCACGGCGACGCCACCCCGTTCGCCACGGCCGTGCGGGAGTGCAGGGAGGAAACCGGCATCGAGTTCGACGGACCGCCCGTTCTTCTTCTGACGCACTTCCTCCCGGCTCAACCGGCGTGGCCCTGCGCGAAGATCGGGTTCGTCTTCGACGGCGGAACGCTCACGGCCGCCGAACTCGGCCGGATCGTCCTGGACCCGTCCGAGCACACGGAGTGGCGCGTGCAACCGATCGACACGTGGAAGGCGACGATGAGCCCGCGCTCGTTCACCCGAGTCGCGGCCGTGGACGAGGCCAGAAACAGCCGATCCGCGACGTTCCTCTGCGAACCCCCGACGGTGACGTAGCCCGTCCGGACGAGGAACGGGTCTCCTCAGGCTCTCAGCGGGAACCGGCCGGCTGTATCAGTGGCTCGATTCGTTTGGCGATGGCCGGGACGTCGTCGAGGACATGGGTGGCGACCTCCAGAACGGTGGTGAACCGGTCGTTCTCCGCTTTCGGGTTGAAGCGGGCTCCGTTCAGCTTGAGGAAGACGTCCGTCGCGGCGAAGGCGACCCGCTCGTTCCTGTCGGTGAACGGGTGGGAGGTGGTGCGAGTGGAGCAGCGCGGCGGCCTTTTCGAGCAGGGTGGGATAGGGGTCCACGCCGAACGTCACCGTGGACGGCCGCGCTGCGGCGGATGCGACCAGCCCGAAGTCCCGCACGTTGAGATGATCGCCCACGGCCCGGCGCCCGATGGCGACGATCTCCTCGGCCGTGCGCACGCTCACGCGTCGCCCAGCCGGTCCAGCAGGTTCCGGTGGTCGCGGGCGGTCTCGTCGGCGAGTTCGAGCACGTGGGAGAGTTCCCGGCGCTGCCGGTACTCCTCAAGCGCAGTGATCAGGATCGCGTTCTTGGACCTGTGCTCGGCCGTGGCCGCCTCATCGAGCCAGGCGTCCAGGTCATCGGGAAGGCGTGCCGCGAAGGCCATGCCGGGACTTTTCCTGTGTGAGGTCACTCTGGTATCGGCGATGGTACTAAGAACGGTTCGGCGGTGTCGGGGATCGCCTCCCAGGCTCCTTGCCGACTGTGTCTCAGGAGAGGCGGAAGGCGAGGAGGGTCTTGTCGTGGGCGGCCACGAGGGTGCGGTCGCGGGTGGTGAGCGCCCAGCGCTTGGTCGGAGCGGAAGCCGAGGCGGGGTGGTTCCAGACGAGTTCGCCCGTTTCAGCGTCCCAGCCGTAGAGTCCCGCGCCCGTGCCCGTCACGCCGGTGCAGATCATTCCGCCGGCGGCGATCAGCCGGGCGGTGCGGGCCGCGGGCGTGTTGACGGACCAGACCCGGCGGCCGGTGCGGGCGTCGAGCGCGACGAGCTGCGGGTTGTCGAGGATGTAGGCGTACTTCCCGCTGACCAGGAGGCTCCGTTCCTGCCCGCCGGGCGAGGCCGGCGTGTAGGTCCACCGCTCCCGGCCGGTGGACGCGTCCAGGGCGTACAGGGTCGGGCCGCCGGTGTAGACCGTCCCGCCGGCCACCACGAAGTTCTGCGAGAGCTGCGTTTCGTCCTGGGGCTTCGCCGCGGCCTTGGGGAGTTCGACGCTCCAGAGCGTGCGGCCGGTGTCGGCGGCCAGCGCGTAAAGCGTGACGCCCGACGGATTGCGGAAGATCAGGTTCCCGCCGCCCTCGGGGACGAAGGTCAGGCTCCCGTCCGGATCGGACCAGCGGAGCGCGCCCGTCGCCGTGTCGAGCCCGACGAGCAGGCTCTTCGCCCCCTGGTTGCCGATCGCGACGACGGTGCGGTTCGTGATTCCGTAAAGGAAACAGAGCGAGGTCGGGGAGGGCCACTCGTAGGCCCAGAGGCGCGTGCCGGTGGCGGCGTCCACGCCGAAGACGGTGTGGTTCTGGCCGGTGAGGACGAGTACCCCGTTGTCCGGTCCCTGCAACTCGGGGACGTCGTCCCCGCCGGTCACATCGCTGGTCCATCTCACCCGGTGGGACTCGTCCACGGCGATCAGCCGGCCGCCGTCGTCCGGGACCCCGTAGACCAGGTTCGGTCCGAAGGCCGCGACGGAGAACCTGCTGGACCATAGCTGCCGCCCGGTGTCGAGCGAGTGCCAGCGGTACACCGGTCCCTCGTCGTGGGGGACGACCGTCCGGGAGAGGACCTCGACGGCGAAGCCCCGGTCGCCGAGGTCGCCGATCGTCGTCCGCCACAGCGGCTTCGGCGGGGCGGGCCTCCGTCCGGCCCCGCCGTCGGCCGTGGCCAGTGCAGCGGCCGTCCCGCCGCCGACGACGGCGAGTCCCGCGGCGGCGGCGCCGCCGAGCAGCAGCCGCCGGCGGGTGCGGGACCGGGCGAGCTCCCGCATGTCCAGGAGGAGCGTGTCCTCCCGCTGCCGCAACTCCTCGCCGAGGGGGCCCGGAAGCCACCCGGCGGCCGCCGGGTCGGCCGCGAGAAGCGACGGCAGCAGCTCGGTGGGCGGGCGCTCGCCGGGGTCACCGCTCAGGCAGGCGGCCACCAACCGCTCCAGGGACGCCGGGACGCCGTCCAGATCGGGCCCCTCGTGCAGGGTCCGGTGAATGACCGCGGCCAACGCGCCTCTGCCGAACGGGGGACGACCGGTGGCGGCGAAGGCCAGCACCGCCCCGAAGGCGAACACGTCGGCGGACGCGGTGAGCGTTCCGCCGCGGATCTGCTCGGGGGCCATGTAACCGGGGGAGCCGATGATCTGCCCCTCGGAGGTGAGCGCCCGCGTGGGCCCGTCGGCGGACGCGTCGACGGCCCTGCTGATACCGAAGTCGATGACCCGGGGCCCGTCCTTGGCCAGCAGGATGTTGGCCGGTTTGAGGTCGCGGTGCAGCAGCCCCGCCGCGTGGATCGCGATCAGCGCCTCGCCCAGCCCCGCGCCGAGCGTGCGCAGCAGCGGCTCGGGCATCGGCCCGTACCGCTCGACCGTCTCCTTCAGGCTGAGGCCGTTGACGTACGCGGTCGCCAGCCACGGGACGGCCCCGTCCGGCTCGGCCTCGACCACCGGGCTGGTGAACGCGCCGCTGACCCGCTGGGCGGCGGCGACCTCGGCCGCGAACCTGGCCCGGAACCCCGGGTCCCCGGCGAGCTCCGGCCGCACCACCTTGATCGCCACCGCCCGCCCGGCCGGGGACGCGCCCAGGTAGACCCGTCCCATGCCGCCCTCGCCCAGCCGCCGCAGCACCCGGTACCCGCCGATGCGCTCGGGGTCTTCGGGCCCGCGCGCGGCCGTCACGAGCCCGCCCGGAAGCAGAGCAGCCGCTGATGATCGGTCGCGAAGATCGACGAGCCGGACACGACGACGCCCCATTCCCTGGCGCGATGGACATCGCCCCAGTGCACCCACAGCCCCCGGCCGGAGGCCGTGGCGGCGAAGAGGCCGTGGGGCGCGCCGCCACCGAACGCGGCCGCGATGACGTCGTCCGAAGCCGCGTCCCGCCCCGGCTGGTCGACGAACTTCTCCGGGCCGGCCAGCGTCCACGCGGGGGCCCCGGTCGCGCGGTCGTGGGCGTGCAGATCGTCGCCCCTGAAGATCACGTTGCGGCCCGCGAGCAGGACGGAGGGGAACTCCGCGCCGGTGGTCCGCGACCACACCCTCTTCCCCCCGGCCGTGTCGACGGCCTGGAGCGTGTCGGCGAAATTCCCGAAGACCCTGCCGCCGGCGACCGTGATGCCCTGGGTCAGCCACTCCCGCCCGTTTCCGGACCAGTCGACGCTCCAGCGCCTGCGGCCGGTGGCGAGGTCGACGGCGCTGAGCGTGTGCTCGACGTTGAGGTACAGACCGTTCCGGTCGAGGGTGCCCTCGATGACCGAGTCGGCGACGGGGAACCGCCACCTGGCCTTGCCGCCGGCCAGGTCGACGGCCCACACGGCCGGGACGTCCTCGTCCGAGTAGGTCCCCGATTCCAGCAGGACCGCGCCGTCGGCCACGCCGAAGACGGAACCGGGAAACGCGCCGTCCGGCATCGGCAGATGCGTCGGCTCACCGGACGCCGCGTCGACCAGGGTGATCGTCGTCTTCCCGTCGAGACCGCCGCCGTTCGGGAGGACGAACGTCGACTCGTGGACCGCGCCGCCCGGGAACATGCTGACGTCCGCCGTCCACAGCCGCCGCCCCGACGCCGCGTCCACCCCGTACGTCGCGTCCTCGCCGCCCCACAGCACGACACCGCCCGAGACCAGCAGGTGCGACTCGTCGGACGAGACGGGCGCGGGCGGGACGAACGTCCACGCCGGCGCGGGCGCCGTGGCGAGGGCGGTCCCACGGGGCGCGGGCCTGGCGGGCTTGGACTTCCCGCCCGCCAGGGCCCAGCCCGCCGTCCCCGCGCCGATGCCGGTCACGGCGACCGCCGCCCCGGCGCCCAGCCCCAGCACGCGCCGACGCCGCAAGCCACCGGAGACCGTCTCCTCGATCCTCGGCAGCGGCGGCGGCAGCGCCACCGGCCCGGACGAGATCCGGTTCGCCTCGGCCTCCCTGGCCGCCAGGTCCCGGCGCAGGGCCGGGGTGAGGAGCGCTGAGAAGTCAACGGGGGTCAGCGCCGCGAGCACGTCCGCCAGCAGAGGCCGCCGCGCCGGTTCCTTGTCCAGGCAGGCGGCCAGGATGCCCCGCAGCGACGCGGGCAGCCCGTCCAGGCCGGGCTCGCCGTACATGATCTCGTAGAGCAGCGCGCCCGGGTCGCCCTCGCCGAACGGCCGGGCCCCCGTCGCCGCGTAGACCAGCACGCCCCCCAGCGCGAACACGTCCGCCGCGGGCCCCGCGTCCTTGGCCCCGGCGATCTGCTCGGGCGCCAGGTACGCCAGCGTGCCGATCATGCCGCCGGTACGGGTGATCTGCGTGGCGTCGACGACCTTGGCGATCCCGAAGTCGATGATCCTGGGGCCGTCCTCGGCCAGCAGGACGTTGCCGGGCTTGAGGTCGCGGTGCACCAGCCCCGCCCCATGGACGGCCTGCAGCGCCTCGGCGAGCCCCGCACCCAGAGCACGGACCGCGGGTTCGGGCAGCGCCCCACCGTCCTCGACGGCCTCTTTCAACGTGGGCGCGGGCACGAACGCGGCGGCGAACCAGGGCTGCGCCGCGTCCGCGTCGGCGTCCAGCACGGAAGCCGTGTACAGACCGCTGACCTTCCCCGCGGCGCCGATCTCACGGCGGAACCGCTCCCGGAAGCCCGAGTCCCCGACGGACTCAGGCCGGACGACCTTGAGAGCCGCAAGCCGACCACCTGGCGACCGAGCGAGATAGACGACACCCATCCCACCCGCCCCGAGCCGGGCAAGAACCCGATACCCGCCGACGCTGGAGGGATCCCCCGGCTGGAGTGGCCCCATCCCGCTCCCACCTCGACAGAACAAACGTGTCTGTAAGTCTACCGAACCAGCCCCCGGCACACCCTCGACGCCGCAGACGAAGGCCATCTCCATGAGCAGCACACAGAGGGCCCGGTGGGGGGACATGTCACTCCACCAGGGCGCTCAGCAGGCCCTGGCTGACCAGCGAACGGACGTCCCCACTGCGCGCAACGTGGCCATCCGTTCCGCGATCGCCTCCGCTACGCTTCGCCGATGGCGAGGGCGAACGCTGACCCAGGACTCATCGCACAATTTCGGGGTGGCCTGGAAGCCGGCTTGCTGCACGTGACCGACTCGGAGTCCCGTGAGTACTTCGATCCCGACGACTGCGCGAGCGGCTTCGTCGCCGGCCGCACCTTCCTGATCGTTGGCACGGCCTGCTTCGTTGACGATCTCGTAGAGGTGCGCGTCCGCAGTAATGGCTCGCGCAGTCACCGCAACCACGACCAATTCGCAACAGAGGTCGATGTGACACTGAGGTGACGAGCCGGCGCCGCCGGGTCGGAGGAGCCGTCTCGGGTAGCACTGCGCCGACACGTGGCCTACAAGGAGCGGGGACGCTCCCTACCGAGAGGCCGCCAGGCAGCCGCATGGCAGGCGTGACCAGGGTATCCGCGCCAATCTCGCCGCAGCGGCCTCGGACGCCTCCATGTCACGGCGAACACCACGGCCACCCGCGAACTGGCCAAGCCCACTGACTTCCACAACCGCGCCGCCCGGGAAACCGCCCGCCACCGGAACGCGATATGGAAGCGCCTTGCGCGGCAGCGGAGACGCCCACGATCCCCGACCACGCATCGCTGCGAGGCTGCGCCACCGCAAGCCGATTCGGGGGACCGGCCGCGTCGCCCCTAACTCGACTTGCGGTTCTTGCGGCGGCTGCGCCAAGCGGAGAAAGCCTGAGAGGCCCTGATCACAAAGGAAGGGTCTCCGCCACCCTGCAGCGACTGTGTCCCGATGAAGTTCGCATTGGGATCCT encodes:
- a CDS encoding serine/threonine-protein kinase; translation: MSPHRALCVLLMEMAFVCGVEGVPGAGSVDLQTRLFCRGGSGMGPLQPGDPSSVGGYRVLARLGAGGMGVVYLARSPGGRLAALKVVRPESVGDSGFRERFRREIGAAGKVSGLYTASVLDADADAAQPWFAAAFVPAPTLKEAVEDGGALPEPAVRALGAGLAEALQAVHGAGLVHRDLKPGNVLLAEDGPRIIDFGIAKVVDATQITRTGGMIGTLAYLAPEQIAGAKDAGPAADVFALGGVLVYAATGARPFGEGDPGALLYEIMYGEPGLDGLPASLRGILAACLDKEPARRPLLADVLAALTPVDFSALLTPALRRDLAAREAEANRISSGPVALPPPLPRIEETVSGGLRRRRVLGLGAGAAVAVTGIGAGTAGWALAGGKSKPARPAPRGTALATAPAPAWTFVPPAPVSSDESHLLVSGGVVLWGGEDATYGVDAASGRRLWTADVSMFPGGAVHESTFVLPNGGGLDGKTTITLVDAASGEPTHLPMPDGAFPGSVFGVADGAVLLESGTYSDEDVPAVWAVDLAGGKARWRFPVADSVIEGTLDRNGLYLNVEHTLSAVDLATGRRRWSVDWSGNGREWLTQGITVAGGRVFGNFADTLQAVDTAGGKRVWSRTTGAEFPSVLLAGRNVIFRGDDLHAHDRATGAPAWTLAGPEKFVDQPGRDAASDDVIAAAFGGGAPHGLFAATASGRGLWVHWGDVHRAREWGVVVSGSSIFATDHQRLLCFRAGS
- a CDS encoding serine/threonine-protein kinase, with product MTAARGPEDPERIGGYRVLRRLGEGGMGRVYLGASPAGRAVAIKVVRPELAGDPGFRARFAAEVAAAQRVSGAFTSPVVEAEPDGAVPWLATAYVNGLSLKETVERYGPMPEPLLRTLGAGLGEALIAIHAAGLLHRDLKPANILLAKDGPRVIDFGISRAVDASADGPTRALTSEGQIIGSPGYMAPEQIRGGTLTASADVFAFGAVLAFAATGRPPFGRGALAAVIHRTLHEGPDLDGVPASLERLVAACLSGDPGERPPTELLPSLLAADPAAAGWLPGPLGEELRQREDTLLLDMRELARSRTRRRLLLGGAAAAGLAVVGGGTAAALATADGGAGRRPAPPKPLWRTTIGDLGDRGFAVEVLSRTVVPHDEGPVYRWHSLDTGRQLWSSRFSVAAFGPNLVYGVPDDGGRLIAVDESHRVRWTSDVTGGDDVPELQGPDNGVLVLTGQNHTVFGVDAATGTRLWAYEWPSPTSLCFLYGITNRTVVAIGNQGAKSLLVGLDTATGALRWSDPDGSLTFVPEGGGNLIFRNPSGVTLYALAADTGRTLWSVELPKAAAKPQDETQLSQNFVVAGGTVYTGGPTLYALDASTGRERWTYTPASPGGQERSLLVSGKYAYILDNPQLVALDARTGRRVWSVNTPAARTARLIAAGGMICTGVTGTGAGLYGWDAETGELVWNHPASASAPTKRWALTTRDRTLVAAHDKTLLAFRLS
- a CDS encoding NUDIX domain-containing protein, which translates into the protein MYAALYFTDVDGNPLALRSALSVETWQFPGGNVEHGDATPFATAVRECREETGIEFDGPPVLLLTHFLPAQPAWPCAKIGFVFDGGTLTAAELGRIVLDPSEHTEWRVQPIDTWKATMSPRSFTRVAAVDEARNSRSATFLCEPPTVT